In Deinococcus yavapaiensis KR-236, one genomic interval encodes:
- a CDS encoding phage holin family protein yields the protein MQPQPPKSIGGALVDVFDAAMALVKTEIRLVARRVGNVAKEKGLGALLLLAAAAPLSLALIFLILALFYGLIALGLPSWASALIIAILALVVTGILVMLGIRRLTAEVKDDTPTEQDLVREDVGRAEKKLDKAEKDLEKNVEKGEKRVDSAERALERARDQAQRYDAPSSGSSSAPRAAYDSGATSSSSSTSSSSASSVTSATPIASNSRVVLTPDTTAGTSPIGSTPSASTFDNPNMTNSNVGAGARRRSAEDDGIPVSTKPQLDEIDKEDRK from the coding sequence ATGCAACCACAACCACCCAAAAGCATCGGCGGAGCGCTGGTGGACGTTTTCGACGCCGCCATGGCGCTCGTCAAGACTGAGATTCGCCTCGTCGCCCGCCGCGTCGGCAACGTCGCCAAGGAAAAGGGCCTGGGCGCGTTGTTGCTGCTCGCCGCCGCCGCGCCGCTGTCGCTCGCGCTGATCTTCTTGATCCTCGCGCTGTTCTACGGCCTCATCGCCTTGGGATTGCCGTCTTGGGCCAGCGCCCTCATCATCGCCATTCTCGCGCTCGTCGTCACGGGCATCCTCGTGATGCTCGGCATTCGCCGTCTCACGGCCGAAGTCAAGGACGACACGCCCACCGAGCAGGACCTCGTCCGCGAAGACGTGGGACGCGCCGAGAAGAAGCTGGACAAGGCCGAGAAGGACTTGGAGAAGAACGTCGAGAAGGGCGAGAAGCGCGTCGATTCGGCCGAGCGCGCCTTGGAGCGTGCCCGCGACCAAGCGCAGCGTTACGACGCGCCGTCCTCGGGTTCTTCGAGCGCTCCTCGAGCGGCGTACGATTCGGGCGCGACGAGCTCTTCTTCGAGCACGTCCTCTTCGAGCGCGTCGTCGGTCACCTCCGCCACGCCCATCGCTTCGAACAGCCGCGTGGTCCTGACGCCCGATACCACGGCGGGCACGTCCCCCATCGGAAGTACGCCGAGCGCGTCCACGTTCGACAACCCGAACATGACGAACTCGAATGTGGGCGCCGGAGCGCGACGTCGCTCGGCCGAGGACGACGGAATTCCCGTGAGCACGAAGCCGCAACTCGATGAGATCGACAAGGAGGACCGCAAGTGA
- a CDS encoding Fur family transcriptional regulator: MIQRNTRQRDTILAVLERAEGPLSAPELLCRAQQDLPGLGIATVYRTLKLLTEDGRVRSVNLDGESLFERADLPHHHHFACRVCGKVFDLDVCPLALPQGLAVPPGYLVEGHEVTLYGVCPGCSA; encoded by the coding sequence GTGATTCAGCGCAACACCCGTCAGCGAGACACGATCCTGGCCGTTTTGGAGCGCGCGGAGGGACCGTTGAGCGCGCCCGAGTTGCTGTGCCGCGCGCAGCAGGATCTGCCGGGGCTGGGCATCGCGACGGTGTACCGCACGCTGAAATTGCTCACCGAGGACGGCCGGGTTCGCTCGGTGAACCTCGACGGCGAGTCGCTGTTCGAGCGCGCCGACTTGCCGCATCATCATCACTTCGCGTGTCGCGTGTGCGGCAAAGTGTTCGACCTCGACGTGTGCCCGCTCGCCTTGCCGCAAGGCTTGGCCGTGCCGCCCGGGTATCTCGTGGAAGGGCACGAGGTCACGCTGTACGGCGTGTGTCCGGGGTGCTCGGCGTGA
- the abc-f gene encoding ribosomal protection-like ABC-F family protein yields the protein MLLALHDVAKSFGDRLLFEHVNFEVERGEHVALIGRNGEGKSTLLHLLAGTLEPDEGRVVREGRVRLLSQHVYLPEEALSLAVMPAELRAASERLSAATQRLHDATPECLQAFSDAEEAFQVLGGYDFEARAHEVLSGLDLPSDALPSRLSGGQLRRASLARLLLSPADFLLLDEPTNHLDVDTLTWLEGWLNDSPAGIVVVSHDRALLQRTVSSVYEVERFEVHAYPGSFDEAMAVKASLREAGMRSYEAYRRKRAALEEEMRRRRSKARSANTFNSGRAPDGDKLLAKSKWQNAQNVNSSRAKALEKRLERMEVVEKPFEDMFRITIPLPSVTVGPSDVVRAEGLTIARADRVLLDDVSFTVRRGERVALVGPNGVGKSSLIAAMLGQLEPRGGRIILGHGLDVFFASQHGEELAAFETLEDALLGAQPALRRPDLHPLLAGLGLPPDPKRLLSSLSGGQRTRLALARLAVTRAHLLVLDEPTNHLDVVAIEALEKVLGAYPGTIVFASHDRRLVARVATRTLRFGREHERGSIFVEVKA from the coding sequence GTGCTATTGGCGCTTCATGACGTCGCCAAGTCCTTCGGCGATCGTCTTTTGTTCGAACACGTGAATTTCGAGGTGGAGCGCGGCGAGCACGTCGCGCTGATCGGCAGGAACGGTGAAGGCAAGAGTACCTTGCTGCACCTCCTCGCGGGTACGTTGGAGCCCGACGAGGGCCGCGTCGTGCGCGAAGGCCGCGTGCGCCTGCTTTCTCAGCACGTTTATCTTCCCGAAGAGGCGCTCTCGCTCGCCGTGATGCCCGCCGAACTGCGGGCGGCGAGCGAGCGTCTGAGCGCGGCGACGCAGCGCCTTCACGACGCGACGCCCGAGTGTCTGCAAGCATTCTCCGACGCCGAGGAGGCGTTTCAGGTGCTGGGCGGCTACGACTTCGAGGCGCGGGCACACGAAGTCCTCTCGGGCCTCGACTTGCCGAGCGACGCGCTTCCCTCGCGCTTGTCGGGCGGGCAGCTTCGACGAGCGAGCCTCGCTCGTCTCCTGCTCTCCCCCGCCGACTTCCTCCTGCTCGACGAGCCGACGAATCACCTCGACGTGGACACCTTGACGTGGCTCGAAGGCTGGCTGAACGACTCGCCCGCCGGAATCGTCGTGGTGTCGCACGACCGAGCGCTCTTGCAGCGCACGGTGTCGAGCGTGTACGAGGTCGAGCGCTTCGAGGTGCACGCGTATCCCGGGTCGTTCGACGAGGCGATGGCGGTGAAGGCGTCGCTTCGCGAAGCCGGGATGCGAAGTTACGAGGCTTACCGCCGAAAACGCGCCGCCTTGGAAGAGGAAATGCGGCGGCGGCGCAGCAAGGCCCGCAGCGCGAACACCTTCAATTCCGGGCGGGCACCGGACGGCGACAAGTTACTCGCCAAAAGCAAGTGGCAAAACGCCCAGAACGTCAACTCGTCACGGGCGAAGGCGCTGGAGAAGCGATTGGAGCGCATGGAGGTCGTCGAGAAACCGTTCGAGGACATGTTTCGCATCACCATTCCCTTGCCGAGCGTCACGGTGGGCCCGTCGGACGTCGTTCGGGCGGAGGGCTTGACGATCGCACGCGCCGACCGCGTCTTGCTCGACGACGTCTCCTTCACGGTGCGGCGAGGAGAGCGCGTGGCGCTCGTCGGACCGAACGGAGTCGGGAAGAGTTCCCTGATCGCGGCGATGCTCGGCCAATTGGAACCGCGAGGCGGTCGGATCATCCTGGGGCACGGCCTGGACGTCTTCTTCGCGTCGCAGCACGGCGAGGAGTTGGCGGCGTTCGAAACGTTGGAGGACGCGCTGCTCGGCGCGCAGCCCGCGTTGAGGCGGCCCGACTTGCATCCGTTGTTGGCGGGCTTGGGCTTGCCGCCGGATCCCAAGCGTCTGTTGTCGTCGCTGTCGGGCGGGCAACGCACCCGGTTGGCACTCGCCCGACTTGCCGTGACGCGCGCCCACCTGCTGGTGTTGGACGAGCCGACGAACCACCTCGACGTCGTCGCGATCGAGGCGTTGGAAAAGGTGCTGGGTGCGTATCCGGGCACGATCGTGTTCGCGTCGCACGACCGCCGCCTCGTGGCGCGGGTGGCGACGCGCACGTTGCGTTTCGGGCGCGAGCATGAACGCGGCTCGATCTTCGTGGAGGTGAAGGCGTGA
- a CDS encoding CinA family nicotinamide mononucleotide deamidase-related protein produces the protein MVTLIAEIISVGTELLLGEIVDTNAAFLASELKNRGVTLYHKSVVGDNLGRVIETLRLALSRSDLVILGGGLGPTDDDLTREAISAAIGETPIVDDATLAHIRALFESRGRTFPDSNAKQAWRTSSTELLSNPIGTAPGWFVRKDGKLIVALPGPPREMKRMWAEQVLPRLPLPSRALWSTTLHTWGIGESHVAEHLGELTLQANPSVATYARRHGVDVRVAASAATSEEARALAVPVLATVEGKLSHFVYGRDDETLAGVVTEGLFSRGETVTSIEGGTGLLADLLSDARSEAYVGGAVLPAFEATEEEAAALAAQGRERATWCVVSLPSEARNLIAVSGPTFERTSSFEWPTDRRTGSERAAYGALALLLRGLLRAEDA, from the coding sequence GTGGTTACGCTGATAGCAGAAATAATCAGTGTCGGAACCGAGTTGTTGCTCGGCGAAATCGTCGATACCAACGCGGCTTTCCTCGCCTCGGAACTCAAGAACCGAGGCGTGACGCTCTATCACAAGAGCGTCGTCGGGGATAACCTCGGTCGCGTCATCGAAACCCTTCGCCTCGCGCTGTCGCGCTCGGACCTCGTCATCCTCGGCGGCGGCCTCGGCCCCACCGACGACGACCTCACCCGCGAAGCCATCTCCGCCGCCATCGGAGAAACACCGATCGTGGACGACGCAACCCTTGCGCACATTCGCGCGCTGTTCGAATCGCGTGGGCGCACCTTTCCCGACTCCAACGCCAAGCAGGCTTGGCGCACTTCCAGCACCGAACTTCTTTCCAATCCCATCGGCACGGCGCCCGGCTGGTTCGTTCGCAAGGACGGCAAGCTGATCGTCGCGCTCCCCGGCCCGCCGCGCGAAATGAAGCGGATGTGGGCCGAGCAAGTCCTGCCTCGCCTTCCCCTGCCTTCGCGCGCCTTGTGGTCCACGACCCTGCACACGTGGGGCATCGGGGAAAGTCACGTCGCCGAGCATCTCGGCGAGCTCACCTTGCAAGCCAATCCCAGCGTCGCCACGTACGCCCGCCGTCACGGCGTGGACGTGCGCGTCGCCGCGAGCGCCGCCACGAGCGAGGAAGCCCGCGCGCTCGCGGTGCCGGTCTTGGCGACGGTGGAAGGCAAGCTGTCGCACTTCGTGTACGGACGCGATGACGAGACCCTCGCGGGTGTCGTCACCGAAGGCCTCTTTTCGCGTGGCGAGACCGTCACGAGCATCGAGGGAGGCACCGGTCTTCTCGCCGACCTTCTCAGCGACGCACGCAGCGAAGCCTACGTCGGTGGCGCCGTGCTGCCCGCCTTCGAGGCGACCGAGGAGGAAGCCGCCGCGCTCGCCGCGCAAGGCCGCGAGCGAGCCACGTGGTGCGTCGTGTCCTTGCCGAGCGAGGCGCGCAACCTGATCGCGGTGTCGGGTCCGACGTTCGAGCGCACCTCGTCCTTCGAGTGGCCCACGGATCGCCGCACCGGCAGCGAACGCGCCGCCTACGGCGCGCTCGCCTTGCTGCTGCGCGGTCTGCTGCGAGCGGAGGACGCGTGA
- the thpR gene encoding RNA 2',3'-cyclic phosphodiesterase, with protein sequence MRLFYAVTVPTDVATILAEAQRELRGNWRPVRSDQLHVTLAYLPNVDEKDVSHLRDLGRDLARHLAPFTVRLRGTGYFPNEGSPRVWFVKTDAPELDELAAGLRAGLQVPFDDKPFKSHVTLARKKGPAPRRAPKVFDLAWEAQRLVLFHSVLHKSGPQYDTVSHFDFSAAPTPATPQEAHHG encoded by the coding sequence GTGAGGCTTTTTTACGCCGTCACGGTTCCCACCGACGTGGCGACCATTCTGGCCGAGGCGCAGCGCGAGTTGCGCGGCAATTGGCGCCCCGTTCGGTCCGACCAGTTGCACGTCACCCTCGCCTACCTGCCGAACGTCGACGAGAAGGACGTCTCGCATCTTCGCGATCTCGGCCGTGATCTCGCGCGTCATCTCGCGCCCTTCACGGTACGTTTAAGAGGCACGGGGTATTTTCCCAACGAAGGCAGCCCCCGGGTCTGGTTCGTGAAGACGGACGCCCCGGAGCTCGACGAGCTCGCCGCCGGACTTCGCGCCGGTCTGCAAGTTCCCTTCGACGACAAGCCTTTCAAGTCCCACGTCACCCTCGCGCGCAAGAAGGGTCCCGCGCCGCGCCGCGCCCCGAAAGTCTTCGACCTCGCGTGGGAAGCTCAGCGTCTCGTGCTCTTCCACAGCGTCCTTCACAAGTCCGGTCCGCAGTACGACACGGTTTCCCACTTCGACTTCTCGGCGGCCCCCACTCCCGCCACGCCTCAGGAGGCACACCATGGATAA
- the recA gene encoding recombinase RecA has product MDKDKLKALETAMSQIEKQFGKGSIMKLGAESKLDVQTISTGSLSLDVALGVGGIPKGRVTEIYGPESGGKTTLALSIIAQTQKAGGTAAFIDAEHALDPVYARALGVNTDDLLVSQPDNGEQALEIMELLVRSGAVDIVVVDSVAALTPRAEIEGEMGDSLPGLQARLMSQALRKLTAILSKTNTAAIFINQVREKIGVMYGNPETTTGGRALKFYASVRLDVRKIGQPVKSGNDAVGNTVKIKTVKNKVAPPFQEVELTLMYGKGFDQLSDLVTLASDFEIIKKSGSFYSYGDERIGQGKEKAIQFISERPEMEQEIRDRVLAAIKEGRASKLVTAGAPSEE; this is encoded by the coding sequence ATGGATAAGGACAAGCTCAAAGCGCTCGAGACGGCCATGAGCCAAATCGAAAAGCAGTTCGGCAAGGGCAGCATCATGAAGCTCGGCGCCGAAAGCAAGCTCGACGTGCAAACCATCAGCACGGGCAGCCTCAGCCTCGACGTAGCGCTCGGCGTGGGCGGCATTCCCAAGGGTCGCGTCACCGAGATCTACGGCCCCGAGTCGGGCGGCAAGACGACCCTGGCGCTCTCGATCATCGCGCAGACGCAAAAGGCAGGTGGCACGGCCGCGTTCATCGACGCCGAGCACGCGCTCGATCCCGTGTACGCCCGCGCCCTCGGCGTGAACACCGACGACTTGCTCGTGTCGCAACCTGACAACGGCGAGCAAGCGCTCGAAATCATGGAGTTGCTCGTACGCTCGGGCGCCGTGGACATCGTCGTCGTGGACTCCGTCGCGGCGCTCACGCCGCGCGCCGAGATCGAAGGCGAAATGGGCGACTCGCTGCCCGGTCTGCAAGCGCGCCTCATGTCGCAAGCGCTTCGCAAGCTCACGGCGATCCTCTCCAAGACGAACACCGCCGCGATCTTCATCAACCAAGTGCGCGAAAAGATCGGCGTGATGTACGGCAACCCGGAAACGACGACCGGCGGTCGCGCGCTGAAGTTCTACGCGTCCGTGCGCCTCGACGTTCGCAAGATCGGCCAGCCTGTCAAGAGCGGGAACGACGCTGTCGGCAACACCGTCAAGATCAAGACCGTCAAAAACAAGGTCGCGCCTCCCTTCCAGGAAGTCGAGCTCACGTTGATGTACGGCAAGGGCTTCGATCAACTCAGCGACCTCGTGACGCTCGCCAGCGATTTCGAGATCATCAAGAAGTCGGGCTCGTTCTACTCGTACGGTGACGAGCGCATCGGGCAAGGCAAGGAAAAGGCCATTCAGTTCATCTCGGAGCGCCCCGAGATGGAGCAGGAGATCCGCGACCGCGTGCTCGCCGCGATCAAGGAAGGCCGCGCGAGCAAGCTCGTGACGGCGGGCGCGCCGAGCGAAGAGTAA
- the rny gene encoding ribonuclease Y has protein sequence MSSVIYAVLGLLIGVALGGYYFYGQGSRQRAAIDDSARRQAEADAEAIRSAAHAEATRMREEAERVRSDAARLYQEAEARERQALSERDLALAETQRERDNLRSERAETRRERDELKREIERLNRRAEQLDARSGKLDVLEEKLERDHRRAEEELRSVAEKMRQAETRLYEVASLSPEAARDIILSKLDVELEEEKAIRVKNAIDKATTEARPRAQSIIAQAIQRSASERSAAMSVTVVPIPSDAMKGRIIGREGRNIRAFEALTGVDLIIDDTPEAVILSSFNPIRREVAKHVLDALVADGRIHPSRIEEMVHKAQEDMKVFIHAQGEEAAIEAGVMGVKPGLLQLLGRMYFRTSYGQNVLKHSVQVAHLSGILAAELGLDATMARRAGLMHDVGKSIDREIEGTHVDIGINLAKRFGEPVEVIDAIAHHHDPENGETLYSVLVAAADAISAARPGARREELENYVRRLENLEHIAVSFPGVSQAYALQAGREVRVIVQPEKVTDAQATLLAREIAGRIEQDMEYPGQVQVTVVRESRAVEYAK, from the coding sequence ATGAGCAGCGTCATTTACGCGGTGCTCGGACTGCTGATAGGTGTGGCGCTCGGAGGGTACTACTTTTACGGACAAGGCTCACGCCAACGCGCGGCGATCGACGACTCGGCGCGCCGCCAAGCGGAAGCCGACGCCGAAGCAATCCGATCGGCTGCGCACGCGGAAGCAACGCGAATGCGCGAGGAAGCCGAGCGGGTCCGTTCAGACGCCGCACGACTCTATCAGGAGGCCGAAGCCAGAGAACGACAAGCCCTTTCGGAACGCGACCTCGCGCTCGCCGAGACGCAGCGCGAACGCGACAACCTGCGCTCCGAGCGTGCCGAGACTCGCCGTGAACGCGACGAGCTGAAGCGCGAGATCGAGCGCCTCAATCGTCGCGCCGAGCAACTCGACGCCCGCAGCGGCAAGCTCGACGTCCTCGAAGAAAAGTTGGAACGTGACCACCGCCGCGCCGAGGAAGAGCTGCGGAGCGTCGCCGAGAAGATGCGCCAAGCCGAAACGCGCCTGTACGAAGTGGCGAGCCTTTCGCCCGAAGCGGCGCGTGACATCATCCTCTCGAAGCTCGACGTGGAGCTCGAGGAGGAAAAGGCGATTCGCGTAAAGAACGCCATCGACAAGGCGACCACCGAAGCTCGCCCCAGGGCGCAAAGCATCATCGCGCAGGCCATTCAACGCTCCGCGTCCGAACGCAGCGCCGCCATGAGCGTCACCGTCGTGCCGATTCCGTCGGACGCGATGAAAGGGCGAATCATCGGACGAGAAGGCCGCAACATCCGAGCGTTCGAAGCCCTCACGGGCGTCGACCTCATCATCGACGACACGCCCGAAGCCGTCATCTTGTCGTCGTTCAATCCGATTCGGCGCGAAGTCGCCAAGCACGTCCTCGACGCCCTCGTCGCCGACGGCCGCATCCATCCCAGCCGCATCGAGGAAATGGTGCACAAGGCGCAGGAGGACATGAAAGTCTTCATTCACGCGCAAGGCGAAGAGGCGGCGATCGAAGCTGGGGTCATGGGCGTGAAGCCGGGCTTGCTACAGTTGCTCGGCCGGATGTACTTCCGCACGTCGTACGGGCAAAACGTCTTGAAGCACTCCGTGCAAGTCGCTCACCTCAGCGGAATTCTCGCGGCGGAACTCGGACTCGACGCGACGATGGCGCGCCGCGCGGGCCTCATGCACGATGTCGGCAAGAGCATCGACCGTGAAATCGAGGGCACGCACGTCGACATCGGCATCAACCTCGCCAAGCGCTTCGGCGAACCCGTCGAAGTGATCGACGCGATCGCGCACCACCACGACCCGGAGAACGGAGAGACGCTGTACAGCGTCCTCGTCGCGGCGGCCGACGCCATCAGCGCCGCGCGTCCCGGCGCTCGACGCGAGGAATTGGAGAACTACGTGCGGCGCTTGGAGAACTTGGAGCACATCGCCGTATCGTTTCCCGGCGTGTCGCAAGCGTACGCGCTGCAAGCAGGCCGCGAAGTGCGCGTCATCGTGCAACCCGAAAAGGTCACGGACGCCCAAGCGACGTTGCTGGCGCGCGAAATCGCGGGCCGTATCGAGCAGGACATGGAATACCCCGGCCAAGTGCAGGTGACGGTCGTGCGAGAAAGCCGCGCCGTCGAATACGCGAAGTAA